Genomic segment of Thermodesulfobacteriota bacterium:
TCCAGGTGCAGCGTATCCTCGCGGGCGACCTGCCCGTCTTCCCGCTTTGGGCCGGGAGGAATATCCTGGTGCGCGACCGGCGCCTCCAGGGATTCGCGCTGACGCCCGACGAAAGTTACGTCCCCGTGCGCGGGATGCGGATCGCCCGTTGAGCGGCTATTTCCGCAGGCGGATCCTCCATGTGGTCCCGGTGGCCTTCGGCGTGGTCACCGTCGTCTTCTTCCTCCTTCATCTGATCCCCGGCGACCCGGTCGAAATCATGCTGGGAGAAAGCGCCGTCCCGGCGTTGAAGGAGGAGCTGCGGCGGGAGCTGCGACTCGACCGCCCGGTCCTCGTCCAGTACGCCGATTTCCTCGCAGGGCTCCCCCGGGGGGACCTGGGGGTGTCGTTCCGCAGCCGCGAGCCCGTGGCGCGGGAGATCGCCCGGCGCTTCCCCGCCACGCTGCTGCTGGCCTCGGCCTCCATCGCCGTCGCGCTGCTGGTCGCCCTGCCGCTGGGGGTGCTCGCGGCGATGCGCCGGGGGAAGGCGGCCGACTACCTGTCCGGCGCCGCGGCGATGGTCTCGCTGTCGATCCCCAACTTCCTGCTCGGGCCGCTGCTGGTCCTGGTTTTCTCGGTGCAATTCGGCGTCTTCCCCGTCTCCGGCTACGGGACGGCGCGGCACCTCGT
This window contains:
- a CDS encoding ABC transporter permease, producing MSGYFRRRILHVVPVAFGVVTVVFFLLHLIPGDPVEIMLGESAVPALKEELRRELRLDRPVLVQYADFLAGLPRGDLGVSFRSREPVAREIARRFPATLLLASASIAVALLVALPLGVLAAMRRGKAADYLSGAAAMVSLSIPNFLLGPLLVLVFSVQFGVFPVSGYGTARHLVLPALTLGTGMAALMMRMIRATLLEELGKEYVTAATARGLSRRAAVALHALRNALVPTATVLGLSFGAVLAGSVIAETIFAWPGIGRLLIQAIDARDYPLVQGCVLVIALCTVLVNLATDLLCARLDPRIRYE